TAGTTGCATTTTACTTTCCCTGATATTAGTTGCATTTTACCTTCCCTGATCATATTAGTCGCGTTTTACTTTCCCTGATCATATTAGTCGCGTTTTACTTTCCCTGATCATATTAGTCGTGTTTTACTTTCCCTGATCATATTAGTCAAGAGCAGATAGTCAGAAAAGCAGTGGATATGAAAACAGCAGGACAAAGACCTGTGAGGAGACCCAAGAAATTATGGGGAAAAGGTGGGATGGGTTAGATGAAGACTGATACCTAAATAAAGTTAGCCAGAGACAGCATAGGACCAGGGAGAGAACTCATTCCATATTTAATCTCATATAAAGGGAAAAGCATAAAAATGCTTATGATGATGATCATGTTAtgtcaacaaaaaagaaatatagatgCTGAATAATTAAGATAAGTGAAGGATAATAAATAGcactattttatgaaaaaaataaatttacaaattcgCATCTATAGAATCACAACATGACTTtgtacaaaatacagtaataaaaaatctaTTGAAGTATACTGTACACAGAATATTTACAGATATGCATCTTATGACTAAGGTGAATCTGATGCCTTTGAGAATTTGATATCTTGGTGTCGATGCGTTAACCTTGTGGGCTCACTTGTCCTCAGATGAGAAACAGGAGGATCAACATCCTTTGGAGAGTCAAATACTGTTGAAATGCGAATAGCAGGTTCCTGATCCTGCCCTGAGGAAAAATTTCTTCTAGACGAAGAGGTAGATGGCACCCCCCAGCCCTGGAGCTTCTCTCCGTGGTAACtagaagagaaaaattatgcGTTTATAAGAGTTCAGTAATGCATATCGATTGCTGAGAGACGGTCAGCAGGAAGACATTGTTCCCCATCTCTAGCTGAATGATAATTTAAATTTCACTTGTAATTCTTCAATCATGTCTTACTGCTTTATTGTTGGATAAAGGACACATGTAAAtctgatttgtatttatatatatgtatgaaagcaAATTAATGATGATTATCATCAAACCAAACATCATTTGAATTGCCACGTGCACATATAGTTCAAGCAACTAAAACTGTTTTACAGTGCCCACTATGGTGAAGTTTTCACTGTAAACATGTTTTCAGTTCTCCTCTTGTTTTGGAAATACCTGAAGTCTTAACATTCTCTACCTACTACAGTGCAAAGCTAAAGAAATTTACACAAAATTGTAAAGAAgtaatgagatttaaaaaaaaaattaagaatgtttttatataagtgaatCTGTACcaaatgtgaagaaaaaaaaacatgtttacgTAAATATCAGCCTTTTCATATAAGATTTGCTGGATACCTAAATTGATTCTGGTGTAAGTGAGCCCCTGGGTTATACAACAGTACACTGACAATTTCAGTTAGTGAAAATAATTGCACTAATACAGTGGATTCTtgcatcagttaaaaaaaaactataacttaCCCAAATCCTTTTTTATCACAAGGATGCTGGCCATCATTATCAAGAGCATATGGTAAgccctctcccttccttcctagTCCAAGTCCGTCAGTCCAGCCCTGAGATTCCAGCAACCGTCGGCCAAAACCTTTTGTGTGTGCTTCAAATCTGCCTATTTCAGGGGGAGCACTGGGCCCTGGAATGAAATGTATCATAATTTGAGCACTTAGGTCTTCTCTAAAGCTCTAATACTAATTTCTTTTTGCAAAAGTTTGAAACGAGCTTCCGCCAAACCAATGACTTGCCTAAAAAGCATAATCGCAACAGAAAGTAAAAGTTTAGTACATAATATGGAACTACAGTATTCTGTTTTCACTGAacaactgtatactgtacatgtaaaagGCTATTTCAAATCCCAACACATCAGCCATTGCAAATATGATAAAGTTTTAGCACATTCTAtctttacctttaatttttctctttccttcgttgtCTTGCTTACTGCTTTGGTGACCTCTGTCAAGTTGTTTCTTTGGTCTTCGAAAAGCTGACTTTGCGAGAGCTCCAGACCGTAATTCATTACTCTCCAACATTGCAACACTATTCTGGGCGTCAAAATCTCCCGCTCCTgcgaaatttaatataatatttaatgaaaCAATACAGGTCATGAGTGTTAATCACTGAAACATGTTACTGCTGTTTCAATATTTAATAGACCTATAAATTTACAGGTCATCAGTGTTAATTACTGAAACATGTTACTGCTGTTTCAATATTTAATAGACCTATAAATTTTCTTGGTTAAAAAACCAAGCAACAAACATATACGAGTACAGTGGCTTGTGCCCTACTGATTACCTGTTATATTGACTTAATCagaaatgatatacagtacagtatttttggGAATGAACACAGGCCTGATGATTAGATGGTCATTCCTTAACCCCTGGGGTCAAGTGAATCCGTACATTAGTCGTAATGTACAGAATATTAAAGTaagtttccttgaaaataattatatgtccTTCCTTACCTTTATCATAGTATATAGACATGTCAACATCCCATTCATCTGTTGTCTGCTCGTCAAAGTCCCCTTCCTGCTCTCTCCAGTACTGGGCATCTGTGTAAAAGACCAAGCCGGGGCCTCCTTTCTCCCATACCAGCTGTAACATTCAAAATGAAAGTTCATGTACCACTGGCATTTTGTTGATTCATTGTAAAGCCTGGATTGCATCATTAAAACAAGTCTAATGTTAAAGTTTGTTTTGACTATTGCAGTTCTTACAACTAAGTTTTGTACAAGTTCACTTAGCTTCTATGCCACTGATGATAATCATGGTCAAAGCTAAGATACAATGCACTAACCTCGATTTCCTTTTCATACAAACGTTCCTTGGTACGGTCCTGGCTTGTAACATCCTCGTGAAATGACTGGTATCTTTCCCACTCTTCCACCTCGGCTCCATCCTGAAGttttaaaggaattataataatagtaataataaaatatttaacctCAGAACTTTCTGAGCAAGACTGAAAATtaggaaatttgtttttatttgatactGATCATAGAAAAGTATTCCTGTATTCACAAGATTTACAGCTCGTTACTATTATAAATACTCATTGTGCCAATTAAggcaaagagaaattattaagcTGAAATTGAAGTTATTAAGCTGATTGGTAAAGACAACTCCCTCCAAAGTGCATGCACCATTTCCCACTAGATACTGCTCATTCCCAATAGGAGGAGGGGGCTGCTTACAGTATGCCCAGCAAGGCATAATGTAAGTGGTACTACATTTGTCTTTCTTCACTAGCAAAGTATTACATTTGCATTAGAACAGAAAATCATTACCTCAGACTCCTTTTCTAATTCAAGTTTTGGTCTAGATGGTTTTAGCTTTTTCGTGGATTTTTCAGTATGCCGTGAGACATCAACAGAGGCTGGAATAAGATCCCCTGCTGCTGTAAACACCACATACTTCTCTTGGCCTTCCACATTTCCAGAGCAGACTTCAGTTCCATAATCAAAGGGTACTTGGCCAAACTTTTTACCACTGAAATGTCAGATAATGCAAAgatgttaatgaaaatatgaaccTCTCAAAAAGGAAGATAAATGGAATAGTgcctatgtaaataaaaaattatgaacacaAGGCTTCAATCTGTATATGATATAAACATAAgcttttaatagttttaaaaccACAAATAACTTCACTATATTCTGATtaacatatttgtatttatattatctaaTTATATCAAACAGCtatcaaaacaaagaaacaaaaagagtcACAGATGAGTACTGTACCGTTTGTGAGTAAACTTCAGACCAAGTTTTCCGATGATATTCCCTGGCAACTGACAGGCTCTTATAAGGTCCTTGAAATGAAGTGTAGGTGTCCCAGTATTCCCTTGCGGCATTATGGATGGAGGCTGGAATTCAATCAGATTCTGGACATCCTGTATCTTTGATCGCTGCGTTGCAGATTCACCTCTCGTTAAGTACTCTTTACctgaaattaatcaaaattacCTTGCTGATTATCCATGACAATCAGGCTACaagatactataaaaaaaaataatgtgagtTCATATGAACTATTACTTTTACTCAATGACAAATTAAGGCCATTTAAGTGCTGAACTACTACTATCTCTTTCCTGAACTGTTTGTGGACCACAGATCCATACTAACTTGAGGGCAGAGGAGGATacccattgtaaaaaaaaatatttaaaaagtaaattcagTGTTAAACCCAAACCACTGCCTGAAATACCTTACACATCACTTTAACAAGTGTGAACATAAATTATCCAGTAAATATGGTATGGTCTAGTAATGTTTGGTAGCAGTCAAGATCTTGAAAAACACGTGTATAGCCTAgataactgttttgtttatatttgagtTTAGATAGTAAGCTTATTCACATATGAGTGAGATATGGTATTAGTGTTTTGGAGACaggaaaatatgacaaattttgatTTTGGACTCATAGAAGTAGGACGTTAGAACgccaatatatactgtactgaccaacaatactgtttattttaaaatatcctATATGATATAGCTGCATgggctgtataaaaaaaagaatatcctaATTTCCCGTAAGTGTAACTTTGTTGTTGAAACAGTCTGCCTTCCTGTTGAAATAACCTACATCCTGTGCAGGTATACTTACTTGTTTCTGAAATAGTACTACATTAGATTGGGGCAGTATTCTGGAACCAAAAGCAGAGGCCTAGCCCAGAAAAATACATACCTGTATCATCACCTTTTTCTTCAAGGAAATCCAGATTCAGGTCAAAAATCAAACACTGCCGCAGACAGATTTCACCTTCTCGATTCACCCAGTACTTCTTGTGATAAAGTGCCTTAAAGGTGCTTGCAAAATCTTCCTTCACATCACAAACACAACAGTTCCCTTCCACAGAGTCCATGTTAATGTCTGAATCACTTTCCCAAAAGTTTATCATCTTTACGCTAAGCTCGTTGACAGATTTGTCACAGTCAGACAGGCCTAAGTTATCCTTTTCCCGTGGttgtaaaattacagtttctttCGAGTTCATAGATTCACATAATTCTCTAATCCTGTCAGATGAATCGAGcccataattactattatttttcttcattgctttctgtttcttttctgcGATCAGCGAAGTCAGGCCCGATATACCTGAAGAAAGCCAGTGGTTTGAAGGTGATTTTTGTAATGGAGGAGACTTGATTCTTTCGTCATTATCAGGCCGTAGGCCTATTTCACCGCCATCAGGGTTGCTTGTATTTTCGTTTGAATAATCTGGATTAAGGCTATTTGAGCCTAACTTATCATAGTGGATACTTTCATGAGGGTCAGGACACTCATCGCTTGGGTCTTGGCCAGGCCTGCAGGTTATCCTACTGGGTGAcgatgaatttttatcatttgtagACCTATTTGCCGTTATTTCATTCAAATCAGACTGCTTTTCAGACAGCAAGGTCATTAAATTTCTGTGCGGACGATGGCGGAAATGAAAGCAGTTGAATGCACCTTTCTCTATCATCTCCGAAAAGAAATTGCGTAACTCTGGCGTATGAAACTTTTCGGGGATATTAGTCACAAGGAAATACATTTTGGAAGGTTAAATacacctttttcctctttttcgacgtaaaaaaattaatttttctcacaGGTTAGACCAGTTAATCGCCACAATACACAAGAACTAGCCATTGACTTCTACGCAATAcaaggtagaagaagaattgtAAACATTGACCCACTAACTTTAAAAGAAACACTAGATAGCGTACTTGAAGTTGTTTCTTAGTCGTccattttgactctctctctctctctctctctctctctctctctctctctctcttaaaaggtaACTCTTGAGCAGGGAcagaaaatttcacacacacacacacacacacacacacacacacacacacacacacacacacaatttaatctttctctctctctctctctctctctctcaaaaggtaacTTTTGAGCAGGGATAGAAAATTTTTCTCATTAAGGCAACTGCGAGAAACTAAATTCTTtcctaatttaatattttagcaGTGAACataaatcctgttttttttttcacatttgatGCTTGGTGGATTCTGGTGAAAAATAACCTGCTGCATGTGAATTCTTTTGCTTGCTTTGGGCTTCATTCAGTCTTTGGTATGAAAACCTAATATGCTGGATACAGGATATTCAGGACAATTTTGAAAGCTTCTTAAGTACTTATAATCACTGAAAATTGCTTATTTTGTGGTGGCGTGTTTATTAATCTTAATTGCTGACCACATTACTGTTTGGTCTATTGTGACAGGCTGGCGAAAGCCTCAGAATTTGGATCAAAGTCTGCTTAATGCAGCCATATGTCTCCATTTGAAGGGCACCTGAATGCTCGGGGATAAGAACTGAAGATACCTGACTGGATATAGCTGTGAAAGGTTTTCATTTGTTTCAGttgaaaatttagtatgtttATTAAGTCAGTTTTGAGATGTTAATTTACTAGGCACAAAGTAATGTGCTAGTGTTGATTACACTCAGTACAGAGGGGTTGAGAGTTATTACTTACAAGAAAGACtatattcttttattacattCAAAATGTATTTAGCAATATCAAGAACTGTGAGTTTTCGTTATGGGCTAACGATTGCCATTATTGTGCAATGTATGAAAACTACAATTCATTACCAAGAAGAGATCAACTTCACATGGTTCACTTTACCTTGTACTTTTTTGGCCAGCAAAAATTAGGTTTGGGAAACATATCTGGGTAACCTATAGTCAGCCAGAGATTGTTTAATTAGGCTTATGACTAGCCTACTTAGCTGAAGTAGACATTGCTGTAGtaacttgtattattttttttctatacagtattttttctaatttgttaTAAAGGTAAAATTTGTATTGCAAACTGGTCATGTCTGAAGAGACCTAGGAGGTAGTCCAAGAGGGCCCACAATAGGTAATTTGTTATTTAGCTAAAATCTAGAAACCCAAGACTCACCTTTTGAATTAAAATGAGCTTACTCAGAAAAATGTGGGAACCCATAACCACTTGTGTAGTCAAtgaatttcatgatttatttttaagatacaatTAATCCaacccccaatttttttttttttttttttttttttttttccatagaagTTACCCATTATGTTTTCACCTGGAAGTTTTGGTTTCGTTTAAGGTAAACCCAAGACTCATCTTTTGAATTAAAATGAGCTTACTCAGAGTGTGGGATTCCATAGTGTACATgaatttcatgatttatatagGAGTTACCaccttgcatattttttttctgtaattaatttATACTTTCAGATTCCAAGTCATCACAAGCCATCCCTCTGAAGTAGATTGCTGTAGTGAGGATGTATGTGGTGTGAGGTCCAGAATTTTGTAGCAGATTAATCTGCTTGTCTCCTGGATTCAGTTATATCGAAGGGGTGACAGATGACAACGACACTGTTGTGGTGAAGAGTACCTTCAGGGCATTCTAGATTAGGATGCAAGAGGGCATTATGAAAACAGGCTGGAACAGCAaggataaagatgaaaaattgttAGATTGCCAATAAGTAAGAGTATCTCACGTATACGCAACAAAATCTCATGATATTTTTCTGCACTACTCCATAGCGAGAGTACTTCGAGATGCAGGCAATCATGGAAGGTAACTAACGTATATTTTcacaactgaaaaaaagaatttatattttttattaataaatacttgGGTAAACAAATTTCTGGTCTCCACTAACTTCGATGTACAGTATAATTTGTgggtatactgtataatattgatgttttccatttttaaagaTTCAGTAATATTATTTAGCTGCAGATTGAGATTAAACCCTCattcttttacggaaaacaaaATTTAGAGTAAATGATAGTCCAAtaattatttattggttttttctttgacagaaaatcCCAGTCACACCAGTTTATATTGTTCAAGAATGAGAGACCTAGACTGCACATGTTCATTCCTGCATATGATGTATGTCTGTGCTATTCACTATGAGTGATTAGCATAATCTGAACAGCTCTTCCCAGGAATGCTTCAGTATAAagttttgttgtattttagtTGACATCCAGGTTGTGAGTTACGTGGCAGATTTTGTCTTCTCTTCCCAGTAGAGTTACTGTGAATATTGATGATACTTTACAACTGTTAAAATCAATTTTCTAACTTCTATTCTCTGGACactaaattttgcattttcctttcagcttGTAGAGAATGTGTGGCATCTTCCAATGCTTCTGTTATTGGATCACTTGAATTGACTAATCTTCATCCCCTAAACCAGCTAGCAGGTAAATGAGCTGTTACACCCAAAGGCAGGGAACAGTTCTGATTCATATCAGCAGTAGCCTAATTGTAATTATTCTTGATTTTGTGACTGTGACTGCAATCCTTCTACGAAGAATAGCTGTGATTCCAGATGTCGTGGTAACTGAAAAAGTGCTTCCAAATCACTAGGTGACTTTTTATTGCTGGTCTCTATCTCGTATCTGCAAGGTGAAGAAACAGCTGAAGATCAGCAAACCTCGGGATGAGCCTTCCTTCATTTAAATGCCGGAGTGGGTCTGTGGTATTTTAAACGTGTAGTGCTATTTTCAACCCCAAATTAAAAACTTGGGTAGCAGAGTTGAAGTAGGATGATGATGGGTCTTCAAACAGGGGCATGATCTGCCCTTGGTCAAGTTAATTTCCACAAGACATCTACCTCAGGATGCAAGGTTGTGGCATGAGGCATATAGGTGTGACTGGCCCGTAGGATTTCCTCAGGTTCTCTTTGCTAGACCAGTGGCTTAGGAAGTTTATCAAGATTGAATTCTGTATATCTCAGGCTCCTAACCCTTCCTTCGCAATGCAATTAAGTTTCGAGGGTGCACCAACCTCCTTTCCACTTGGTCTTATTTCCTGAAGATGCAGACGTCTACATGCATTTTTATTGGGACTCATGCTGACCTTTGTGAGCCTCTTCACAGAGCCAGCTCTCAAGCCACTTTCTTCTAGCTCGGAGAGAAGCTGATCTTCACATTAACTGGGCACAATTTTCAGTATCAGCTTACCCATCTAGATCGTCTGCTTACATTCCCATGTTTCTGTACTGCCTGAAGCTTTACACTAAGCAGTGCCCAAGGTTCACCATCCCACAATACCAGCAGTCACACTCCGTCCAAGTTAGACATCCATATTTGCTTTTCACTCCACGGAAGTCCTTCAGGGCATCAAGAAATTTTACATCTTTTCATTCCAGCCGAGGTGTTGGCAGCTGATTCTAGACCACACTTCTGTTTTATGTGTGACCCAGTTCAGGATAGAGACAATGAGTCTGTAATTTGTCAGTCAGTAAGAGTGATTTCCTGACCTCACTGATGTGAAGGACTACCAATTTTTTGTCCTCTGCTTGATCTGTCATTGGTGTCACAAGGTATTGCAAGGACTTAGGCTCCAGTGGCAGCTTAAGCCCACAAGGTTGGAATTTGTTGTTGCAGTTACCTCAACAATTGGTTAATTGTGGTTATGTTGATAGAAGGTCGCCAAAATATCTCTTCCTCTTCAGCCTATGCTGATCTTCTGGAGGGCAAAGGAACAAGGGTAAAATGAACCTTACCTCACTACATAGCAACTTATTTTGGAAATGCTGATACACACGTCTATCTAGTCTTGAAACGAGCTGGAGCCACACAGCTACCTCAGTGTGCCATCTAGCCTCAACCTGACAATATCTGAGCAGTTTTGACAAACCAGACAATTTTCTGATCCTGGTGACAGACCAAGCATGCTGGATCTTTGGTGATGGTAACAAGAGGAACACCAGCGACACGCAGTTCTATGGGTAGAGCTGATGCCTCCAACACATTGGAAGTCCTTGGGGCCTCATTTCCTGTACCTTCAGGCAAAGGGCACTTGGTCTTTGCATAAGCTTCATCAACTTTTTAAAGCTGAACGGCTCTGAGCATTTCATGACATCCTTTAAGGGATGGATAGTTGGCGTCAAGGTCTCTCAatcttgaatctcaagtcaactGGGATTAACTTATCTGAAGAAATAAGACAATATTTAATTAGGTTgtaaaaaaatactgttgtaaacatgtaataaataaaacattgttttgagtaataaaaactttaattagcTGCTTGTTTTTCATTGCCTTTCATTAAGTTACAAGTTCAAGATAAGAATGAACAGAAAGCATTCATCTGTTTAACACATTGTAATAGAAATTATTGGTTGGATTCAATGTAGCTTGTGACAATTTTAACTACTAAGACTATCTTAACTAACACTCACTCAGAAAGTCATTCTGTTACTATAGTCAAATTTTACAAGCTTAATTTCTCAAGCTACATTTTAAAAAACCTCCTAATAGCATGAAACTAATCCTAAAAGATTTTTAATTGTGGCTGAATCTATACTAAAACATTTTAATTGCCTGTAAAAAAAAGATCTGGAAAATATGGATGATGAGAAAAcgatgtaaatgaataaaaccaaaaaattatgttACTGGATATAAAAAGTATccaaattgatataaaaatatgataaccaTCTTAACTGccttaaaaataacagaaaaccaaatgatttttggaaatatgaaaaggaatgtAAATTATTCGACTAAATCCAAATAATCAAGTTAATGCCTACTAGTCATCTGTTACTGTACAAAAAGTTAATGCCTATCAGTTACCTGTTACTATACAAAGAAGAAGAGAGTTCTGGGTTATAGATATAAGCTAAATTATaccacaacacaaacaaaacgtACTTCAAAAATATCTAAATTGTTCTATTAGAATTTTCAAGTAACAACTAACATATAAAGGCAGGTGATACATAAAACCCCactcaaatatcaataaaaaatgacTTCCAGTGCCATCCAGTTTAAAGGATTATGGATAAATTACTTGAGTAATAACAAACACTTTATTATGCAAAATACCATCACCAGAACACAATGTTAACAGATGAGATTCTTTTATCAAACCTTGAGAAAATAATAACGATCAGACTAAACAGTACACGACAACTAGTTTAAAGTTTCAATTCtgatgtacatatttttatactgaTAGCATAGCACTGTGACTTATCTATCTGATACAATGTAAAACTGTTGTTCAATCAATACTGTAAAAACATGTCCTACCTACCATGAGATTTTacaaaagcattttaaaatttacctGAATTACTGCAGATTCATCTCCCTAATACTGTCCAGGTGATTTTTTTTCACGCAATACACACCATAGGAGAAATGGCACTAATTCCAGTCTTTATCATAATGTGTTCTGATTGTAAAAAGAATACCTAAGTActgagaaaatatattaagtcactttaattataattatatttggatttttattCAATTGTTTCAAATATACTATTTGCTTTCTCTGAAACAAAGTCTGAGTGTAACATGTGCAATGTCAAAATACCTCACCTCTCATTGTAACCAAACccagatgaaaaaatattaataaacacgACAGATTATACACATCACGATGATAAGTGATGACCATGGcaataagcaaaattaattattcaataCTAAGAACTTCCAGCGAAGTTCAAGTTCTTCTGACGTTTTGCTGAACAAGCTTGAAGTATTctttcaccttactttcctcTCTTAAAGCCACCACCACCTCCTCGCTTAGCTTTCTTACCAGCTGCAGGTTTTTCCGTcgactgaaaaagagagaaaacttgatTAACTGGGAAAAGTACTTTAAATTACTAGAGTATTTTGTGAGTGGCAACAGGTTTTTCCTTTGACTGAAagagaaaactttatttattgGGAAAAGAGCTTTGAATTATATGATTATTTTGCGAGAGGCAGAAATTTAATTAGGcaagaataatatttaaaaagcttaaaataagaatatactaAAAACTGGCAAGCAACTTGAAAGATCTGACCCAAAAACTGAGTGAACTTgatgaaagtaaaagtgaaacGGATCAAAATGGAAGACggttaaaaaatgataaaaaatacaagttacaAGACTCCAAGGCAAAACTAAAACCTGATCAGTCTCATATCATATCCTTAATAACTACATCATTCAATGGATGTTAAGACTTAAAACCTGAATATATCTGGGAGAATCTGATTGTCTCCATGAAGGACATTATCCAATCCCAATATGCTTACAACATATAAATCACATAATTCCTTCAAGTGGGGATTATATACTGACATCTTCCTCAAACCACCAAGAAAATAACctcaatttacataaataatatagaatttaggtcaaaggccaagcgctgcgacctatgaggtcattcagcgctcaaaaagggaaactgacagtaagaaggttttaaaggtgtaacaggaggaaaactctcgcagttgcactaggaaacaattttttgagagggtggaaagtcagatggaaaaagagagactAAGAATAGaggtaaagtgaaagaaaagagaggctgcagctaggagccaaagggacacagcaaagacccttaagtaataactaatgtgaggtacactgatgggcAATTTACATACATAAGTAACCTACAACATATATCAGCTATAAGgccatatcttgaaaacaataatgctttcattttcaattataacataaatcaacacaaaatctAATGGGTCATTTACAACAGCcattattaacaagaaaatttaaCTTACTGCCTACAATCCTAGTTGGGATTACAATTCTATACAGCAGATAATGCTGGCCTACATATTGTCCCCAGTTTCACGAACTGGCATAagccatttttttctcattctgagAACACAGGCTtcagagatttttatattattcagtttCTACTTAGCACATCTTTTGTGGAAATTTCAGGGAGACTCTGACAATACAGACAACTGAAACTTTGATTATGTTATAGTgtcaaaaactgagacactttaacaaggaaaactaaaaatactttaaaaaaattgggatatgccagttcgtcaaaacagggatgATACGATGTATGTGCTTTGCTGtctaaataacagtaaaa
This window of the Macrobrachium rosenbergii isolate ZJJX-2024 chromosome 47, ASM4041242v1, whole genome shotgun sequence genome carries:
- the LOC136830642 gene encoding G patch domain-containing protein 3-like, whose translation is MYFLVTNIPEKFHTPELRNFFSEMIEKGAFNCFHFRHRPHRNLMTLLSEKQSDLNEITANRSTNDKNSSSPSRITCRPGQDPSDECPDPHESIHYDKLGSNSLNPDYSNENTSNPDGGEIGLRPDNDERIKSPPLQKSPSNHWLSSGISGLTSLIAEKKQKAMKKNNSNYGLDSSDRIRELCESMNSKETVILQPREKDNLGLSDCDKSVNELSVKMINFWESDSDINMDSVEGNCCVCDVKEDFASTFKALYHKKYWVNREGEICLRQCLIFDLNLDFLEEKGDDTGKEYLTRGESATQRSKIQDVQNLIEFQPPSIMPQGNTGTPTLHFKDLIRACQLPGNIIGKLGLKFTHKRGKKFGQVPFDYGTEVCSGNVEGQEKYVVFTAAGDLIPASVDVSRHTEKSTKKLKPSRPKLELEKESEDGAEVEEWERYQSFHEDVTSQDRTKERLYEKEIELVWEKGGPGLVFYTDAQYWREQEGDFDEQTTDEWDVDMSIYYDKGAGDFDAQNSVAMLESNELRSGALAKSAFRRPKKQLDRGHQSSKQDNEGKRKIKGPSAPPEIGRFEAHTKGFGRRLLESQGWTDGLGLGRKGEGLPYALDNDGQHPCDKKGFGYHGEKLQGWGVPSTSSSRRNFSSGQDQEPAIRISTVFDSPKDVDPPVSHLRTSEPTRLTHRHQDIKFSKASDSP